GTCAGATGTAAATTATATAGCACTCCTAGGCCTTGTTTGTTAGAGAGGATCAGCTTGGATAGGACTATTCACTATATGAAAGACATTTTGAAGGGAGAAATGGATGACAACTTCCCTATTTTGTCGAAGTTTGAAGATTACTCATCAAGAAAAGTTGTTCCTTTTAATCGTACCATTTTTTTTGGGATTAGTAGGGATGTCTTTTCTTCATAAGTAATCTTCAAGTTGGACAAAATATGGAAGTTttcatccatttcttccttcaaaatGCCTTCAATATAGTGAATAGTCATATCCAAGTCAGTCCTTCCTATCAAACGTGGCCCTAGTGTTctaaacaaagaaaagagaatcTAGAACGTAATCATTCTAACAGTGCTGAATTTTGTGATTATGTTAGAACTTATCAACTTCGCTCCTGGAGCGGAACGTGCTTGAAGATGCGGGCTATAATATTCAAACCAACTGtatcacaaaatatattttatagcATGGGTCTTTTCTCATAGGACTGTACTATGTTGGTGGATACCAAGGAAGTCAATTACCTTTTTGATGAGGACCGTACGAATAGGTACTAGGTTGGTTAGAATTAGAACCCTCTTTCCTGCATTGAAGCATAAGTAATCAATTTAATGAGAATATGAGATCTGTGGATGGAATTTAAATTCAATGTGCCTAAATGAAAACTGGCTACATCATGCGACCAAACTAAACTTGGTAGGTAAAGTTGGTGAGGTGTGGTAATTTTCTTCATCGTGTGAAAAATTATGCCCGTTAACTTTAAGGTTGAGTGCCTCGTACTGCCGAGGTAGGTTTCAGTGACAAGAATGTCGAGGTCCTGAGTTGCTCGCCAAactttgcctttttcttttgtatttggCGCTCAAGGCTTTCGTAATTGAAATACCTTGAGAGTTGATAAGAATGAAGAAAGGCAGAAGGGGCTTGCTCAACACGTTTAAGTGTGAAATGTTGAAAGTTTTACTTGCACCGGATGGATTGAGAGTTGAATAAATACCAAAGAGGAAGAGCCCACGCAATCCGTCTCACGTGATGTGTGAGAAAGACACATGGTAATAAATCACCAACCGGTTGCGCCTAAGATTTTACTATAGAATTACAAGTTTGTCTGCAGGCATCGGAGTGGCTACCATTTTTGTGACTCAAGTAGTTAGTTATATTTGCAAATTGGTGTTTAGATTTTGCTTTCGTTAGGATTAATCACAAATTAGTGAAAGGGAAAGATGAACTTATTTGTAACAGAGAGAGAATTCATGTATTATTCAAATACATATACGAGGAAGAATCCAATATTACACAAGTCGATATCACTCTACAGATTTTGAATCATCTTCCCATGTATGTGGGATATGGCAATGCCACTATTTATATATGAACGATATCATTATTACAAACGACAACATAAACGCCAAACACACTATAATCTATATTATATTAATCCCCATTAATatcatatatcatatatttagtAATTTGTGGCGCTCAGCATGGTCACGCTTTTGGAAAGTGACCTTCAACCCATGCTTCATGTACATGGTCAGTGCCAGCTTTGGCTCCACCGGATGATTTTCGACCACCTTCACACGGTACCGGTAAATGATGGAGGCAGCAACGAACTTCATTTGGTAATAAGCGAAGTCTTTGCCCAAGCAGAGGCGAGGACCGCCATTGAAAGCCGTAAATTTGTATGCGGACTCGCTCATGAAGCGGCCGTCCGATGACCGTAGCCATCTCTCGGGCTTGTACTCCCTGCAGTCCTTCCCCCAAATCGCCTCCATTCTCCCCATGCTGTACATTGCGTATATCACTTTTGTTCCCTTCTTCAATATTGTTCCATCCGGAAATACGTCATCTTCAACTACCTACACATATAGTTGACCCAATATTGTTTGCAAGGGATAATATAGACAGTCACAGATTTAGCGTTAGGTAAACAAGAATGTTATTAAATTAAGACTATATCCTTCTAGGGTGTCATCGTTGTTGACCGAAAAACAAAAACCAGCTATTCACTTAATTATAATTCAcctcaggaaaaaaaaaagataattagtaatatgtgtgtgtgtgtgtgtgtgtatttatctCACAATTATATCATGACTATTGACTAGCTATATGATTAGTTGAAGAATGTGTGAGGCATGACAAGTCCCATAACATGCCATGCATGCACTTAAAATGGTTACTAGTTTGAGTAAACTAATGtttaaaacgaaaaagaaaattaaggtgCAAGTTGTGTAATTAACTGAACTGAACTTACCTCCTTGTGATCTAATGGAACTGAAGGGTACAACCTTAGAGCCTCTGATAGAGCTGCATGAAGATACTCCATCTTCTTTATCTCTTCTGGCTTGAATACTACTGCTTCATAATCGTCACTTTTAATTTCACGATCACGATCAGATGATGTTCTTGCGCCCACAATCCGGCATATTTCTTGAAGAATCTTGTGCTCCACCTCCGGATTGTGATGAAGCAGCCAGAAGAACCAGCTCAGTGCCACCGATGACGTGTCTCTCCCCGCAAGTATGAAGTTGACGCATATATCCCTCAAGAATTTGTCCGAAAATGCCTCCCCCCTCTCGTCTTTCAAACCCATAAAAACCGTTAACAAGTCTGATCTAATCTGCTTATTCTTCTTATCCTCATCATTAGAAGCATTAGAATTATTGGTGGCAGAAATTAGTAGCGGGAGCTCTTTCTTCCTTGTCCGAATGACGTCTTCCGCAAACTCGTCCACTCCTCTTATGGACCTCTTTAGCTTCCTCTCAGCGCCCAAGTTTAAGTACCTCATGGTCTTCCACAAGCACGATGGGGTCACGAAGCGCATAATTGTTGCTTCCGTTGCATCCTCAAAGGCCTGAGCGAATGGTATTTTGGGTAACCCCAGCTGCAAGCAACCAGGGTCGACCCCAAACGCGATCATGCAAACATTGTCAAAAGTCAACCTCAAAAGAATGTCTTGGAGGTCGATTGCGGTCGAGTGTTTGATGGAGTCCTCTAAAACGGGCAAAAGCCTACCATGGACAAGTTCAAACAACGAATCCGCGGTCAGTTGCCGGAACTTAGCTGAGTGGAACTCGATGCTAGCCGTCTTCCTTTGTCGCTGCCACGTCTCGTCGTCCGCGTTGAATATACCATCCCCGAGAAGATCTCGAACGGTGTCTCGGAAATAAGGGCCTTTGGGAAAATTGGAGAACTTGGTCTTGAGAAGGTGCTCCAAGTTACGAGGGTCTGAAGTGATGACGCTAAAGAGGCTGCTAAACCAAGGGCCTTGGAATAGAAACGTGCCGTTTTGGCGGCAAAGAACTTGGGAAAGCCACTCGTATAGGTTGTTGGTTTGGAGTCCAAGTacggcaagagagagagagggtagcATGCCAAGCACCGGCCAAACGGGTAGGCCATGGCGCTTCTTCTGCCTCAACGagtgtatggttatgaaaaTACATAGAGCCAGAAAGAGCTCCGAGATTTGGATGTGGTGAAGGAAAAAGAGTTGCCCCAAAACCAAGTTTCCGGCCACGAAACTCTGGGAGAAGGAGGGGGAGGTGAGATTATTgatgggaggaggaggaggaggagtggTGATCATGTTGTTGGAATGAGAGCAGAGCCTATATGTGATGGGAGTGTGTGGTTTATTAATATTGGCAGACTCACACTAtgatgaaattgaaatgaatggGTTGGTTTAATTAGGTTGAGGAGTGGCACGGTGGAGGTCATGTGTTATATGGGGGGCGGTCATGATTCATCATCTGTGTGTTTCTTGGCGTGCATGTTTTCTACTTCTGTCTTTTACCCTAGAGCTTTCGATTTGGTGAGCTGAAATGTATTCTGGGCAACAGATGTGGCTGCCCACCCATTTATATAAGCTTATTCGAGTTCATACTTGTATATTCTTGCGGGCCCTACCATGGAAAGCATTTTGATGATTCCAACCGTGTAGTATTTAGGacttttttcaattaaataGAGTGTTCTTCTTAGCATTTTCCTACAATTAAATAATTGCCATTTTAGTAGTTTCTTGGAATATTGATTTCTTTAGTTTTCTGATTtgcttaattattttattaaaaactgaATGAAGAATTATAAAATTAGACGATTTagacattaaaataaaattcacaGTACTCTCATATTGTATTCCTCAAATAAAGTTAATTAAAAAGTTGAgagattatatataaaatttctTTTCGTATGCGTGTGCAACTAACTAACGATTCACTTTAGGAAATATGCAAAAAAAATTTtccacataattttttatttgtcggAACCT
This Pyrus communis chromosome 6, drPyrComm1.1, whole genome shotgun sequence DNA region includes the following protein-coding sequences:
- the LOC137738128 gene encoding cytochrome P450 86B1-like, with amino-acid sequence MITTPPPPPPINNLTSPSFSQSFVAGNLVLGQLFFLHHIQISELFLALCIFITIHSLRQKKRHGLPVWPVLGMLPSLSLAVLGLQTNNLYEWLSQVLCRQNGTFLFQGPWFSSLFSVITSDPRNLEHLLKTKFSNFPKGPYFRDTVRDLLGDGIFNADDETWQRQRKTASIEFHSAKFRQLTADSLFELVHGRLLPVLEDSIKHSTAIDLQDILLRLTFDNVCMIAFGVDPGCLQLGLPKIPFAQAFEDATEATIMRFVTPSCLWKTMRYLNLGAERKLKRSIRGVDEFAEDVIRTRKKELPLLISATNNSNASNDEDKKNKQIRSDLLTVFMGLKDERGEAFSDKFLRDICVNFILAGRDTSSVALSWFFWLLHHNPEVEHKILQEICRIVGARTSSDRDREIKSDDYEAVVFKPEEIKKMEYLHAALSEALRLYPSVPLDHKEVVEDDVFPDGTILKKGTKVIYAMYSMGRMEAIWGKDCREYKPERWLRSSDGRFMSESAYKFTAFNGGPRLCLGKDFAYYQMKFVAASIIYRYRVKVVENHPVEPKLALTMYMKHGLKVTFQKRDHAERHKLLNI